A DNA window from Moorella thermoacetica contains the following coding sequences:
- a CDS encoding sugar phosphate isomerase/epimerase family protein, with protein MTSWNGRVFVSTLPLTRPLDIKTLLASGAGLEIFAEGPQWRDPENGLNLTRTLLRGYNNPRSLHAPFYDLNLASEKYPPIRDLTLDIYKRFFGVAAELECEHVVIHTHAYTCPLYDPAGTRQRVKNILPLLAASARQAGIRLAVENIGLGPTQLFDSEEYVNLFREIDGIFALLDIGHAFLNGWDIPRVIWQLGEKLVALHLHDNRGHADEHLPIGMGSINWRLIREALALLPSPPALILEYNEETRLNRILTDIHELQCTHRFGSAMGQV; from the coding sequence ATGACTTCCTGGAATGGCCGTGTCTTTGTAAGTACATTGCCCCTGACGCGGCCGCTGGATATCAAAACTTTACTGGCCTCCGGTGCCGGCCTGGAGATCTTTGCCGAAGGACCCCAGTGGCGAGACCCGGAAAACGGCCTCAACCTCACCAGGACCCTCCTGCGGGGGTATAATAATCCCCGGAGTCTCCACGCCCCCTTTTACGACCTTAACCTGGCCTCGGAAAAATACCCGCCCATCCGGGATTTGACCCTGGATATCTATAAAAGATTCTTTGGAGTAGCTGCCGAACTGGAGTGCGAACATGTTGTCATCCATACCCATGCCTATACCTGTCCCCTTTATGATCCGGCCGGGACCCGCCAGCGGGTAAAAAACATCCTGCCTTTACTGGCGGCAAGCGCCCGGCAGGCCGGGATAAGGCTGGCAGTAGAAAACATCGGCCTGGGCCCTACCCAGCTATTCGATTCCGAGGAATACGTTAATCTTTTCCGGGAGATCGACGGAATCTTTGCCCTCCTGGATATTGGCCATGCCTTCCTGAACGGCTGGGACATACCCCGGGTGATCTGGCAGCTAGGAGAAAAACTGGTGGCTTTGCACCTCCATGATAACCGGGGGCACGCTGACGAGCATTTGCCCATAGGGATGGGAAGCATTAATTGGCGGCTTATCCGGGAAGCCCTGGCCCTGTTGCCCTCGCCGCCGGCCTTAATCCTGGAATATAACGAAGAAACGCGTTTAAACCGGATCTTGACCGATATCCATGAACTCCAGTGTACCCACCGGTTCGGTTCAGCTATGGGCCAGGTTTAA
- a CDS encoding dimethyl sulfoxide reductase subunit A translates to MSNLIEKAMEYKMTRRAFLKSTAVASAALTLSGCTNGLTRVSKAQAAKLASKEGQWLTAACWHNCGGRCLNKAYVVDGVVVRQKTDDTHPDTPDYPQQRGCARGRSQRKQAFGVDRLKYPMKRKHWKPGGGNKELRGRDEWVRISWEEALDIVASEIKRIKEKYGNRAIFVGGGNEISNILALYGGYVSHWGTTSWGSWRYAGDIIGLADGYYKFSHNDRFDLRNSQLIVLWGANPAWSSLGNPTYNYLQAKKAGAKFIFIDPIYTEAARVLGGEWIPIRPATDHAMLLGMAYTLIKEDDPVTNPLIDWDFLNRCTIGFDADHMPAGADPKENFKDYVLGTYDGVPKTPEWAAEICGVDPEKIRSLAREIATTKRVALLTGWAPARVHNSDSWPQMFMTLGCMTGHIGQPGRMTGVSCHQSASNGGPPLVVPGSNGLPSIKNPVADSINDSEIWDAILKGKYTAGYNDIREINIQMIYHGGGATLQTRDGMTKGIEAHRKVEFVVSHSQFLTTNSRYADVVLPVTTEWEREGGLLTGNREILIYYTRITEPLYEARDDQWIAIELAKRLGLDPRQAYPISPKQQLFNQLAGAKVMKEDGSGFEKLLTITAADIAAWGVQGAPQQGRITLQEFQEKGIYQVPRKPGDKLGFIALKDFREDPQGHPLKTATGKLEIYSQALAKMVKDKGWTQIRPIPTYNPPREGYEDTFADWAKKVKGDYPLQLITPHYLRRSHSVFDNIPWLREAFLNHAWMNPVDAVGRGIKEGDTILITSRHGKTLRPVHLSERIMPGVVACPHGAWVEMDEKTGIDKAGADNILCGAIPTGQGISGWNSCNVQVEKWTGAPLPPDDKWPLRIVF, encoded by the coding sequence ATGAGTAATCTCATCGAAAAAGCCATGGAATACAAAATGACCCGCAGGGCTTTCCTGAAATCGACGGCCGTTGCCTCGGCAGCCCTTACCCTGTCGGGTTGCACCAACGGGCTCACCCGAGTCTCCAAGGCACAGGCGGCCAAACTGGCGAGTAAGGAGGGGCAGTGGCTTACCGCCGCCTGCTGGCATAACTGCGGCGGCCGCTGCCTGAATAAAGCCTATGTAGTTGACGGGGTGGTAGTGCGGCAAAAGACCGACGATACCCATCCCGACACCCCTGATTACCCCCAGCAGCGGGGCTGCGCCCGGGGTCGTTCCCAGCGCAAGCAGGCCTTTGGCGTCGACCGGTTGAAGTATCCCATGAAGCGTAAGCACTGGAAACCTGGCGGCGGCAATAAGGAACTCCGGGGCCGGGACGAATGGGTGCGTATTTCCTGGGAAGAGGCCCTGGACATTGTAGCCAGCGAGATAAAACGGATCAAGGAGAAATACGGTAACAGGGCTATTTTTGTCGGCGGCGGCAATGAAATTAGTAATATCCTGGCCCTCTACGGCGGCTATGTATCCCACTGGGGTACTACCTCGTGGGGTTCCTGGCGTTACGCCGGTGACATCATCGGTCTGGCGGATGGTTATTATAAATTCAGCCACAACGACCGCTTTGATTTGCGGAATTCGCAGCTCATTGTCCTCTGGGGAGCCAACCCGGCTTGGAGCAGCCTGGGCAACCCTACCTATAATTACCTGCAGGCCAAAAAGGCCGGAGCTAAATTCATTTTTATCGACCCTATCTACACCGAAGCAGCCAGGGTCCTGGGAGGGGAGTGGATCCCCATCCGGCCGGCCACCGACCACGCCATGCTCCTGGGTATGGCCTATACCCTGATTAAAGAAGACGACCCGGTCACCAACCCGTTAATCGACTGGGATTTTCTTAACCGCTGTACCATTGGTTTCGATGCCGACCACATGCCGGCAGGGGCGGACCCCAAAGAGAATTTTAAAGATTATGTCCTGGGGACCTATGACGGTGTACCCAAGACGCCGGAGTGGGCGGCGGAGATCTGCGGCGTAGACCCCGAGAAGATTCGCAGCCTGGCGCGGGAAATCGCCACTACTAAAAGGGTCGCCCTTCTTACCGGCTGGGCGCCAGCCAGGGTCCATAATAGTGATTCTTGGCCGCAGATGTTCATGACCCTGGGTTGTATGACGGGCCACATCGGCCAGCCGGGCCGAATGACGGGCGTCAGCTGCCATCAGAGCGCCAGTAACGGCGGGCCGCCCCTAGTTGTCCCCGGCAGCAACGGTTTGCCCAGCATTAAAAACCCGGTTGCCGACAGCATCAATGACAGCGAGATTTGGGATGCAATTCTCAAAGGTAAATACACCGCCGGTTATAACGATATCCGGGAGATCAATATCCAGATGATTTACCACGGCGGCGGCGCCACCCTGCAGACCCGGGACGGGATGACCAAAGGTATTGAGGCCCATCGCAAGGTGGAGTTTGTCGTTTCCCATTCCCAGTTTTTAACAACAAACTCCAGATATGCTGACGTCGTTCTCCCGGTGACTACTGAGTGGGAACGGGAAGGAGGACTCCTTACCGGCAACCGGGAGATCTTGATCTATTACACCCGGATAACCGAACCCCTTTATGAAGCCCGGGACGATCAGTGGATCGCCATTGAGTTGGCCAAGAGGCTGGGCCTTGACCCCCGGCAGGCTTACCCAATATCCCCCAAACAGCAACTCTTCAACCAGCTGGCCGGGGCAAAGGTAATGAAGGAGGACGGTTCCGGCTTTGAGAAGCTTTTGACCATTACGGCAGCGGACATCGCCGCCTGGGGCGTCCAGGGCGCGCCCCAGCAGGGCCGGATAACTTTGCAGGAATTCCAGGAGAAAGGTATTTACCAGGTACCTCGGAAACCCGGGGACAAGCTGGGCTTTATCGCCCTGAAGGACTTCCGGGAGGACCCCCAGGGTCACCCCTTAAAGACGGCGACCGGCAAACTGGAGATTTATTCCCAGGCCCTGGCCAAGATGGTGAAGGATAAGGGCTGGACGCAAATCAGGCCCATACCAACTTACAACCCTCCCCGGGAGGGTTATGAGGACACCTTTGCCGATTGGGCCAAAAAGGTGAAAGGGGATTATCCCCTGCAGCTAATTACGCCCCATTATCTCCGGCGGTCCCACTCCGTTTTTGACAATATTCCCTGGTTGCGAGAGGCCTTTCTCAACCACGCTTGGATGAATCCAGTCGATGCCGTGGGGCGGGGGATTAAAGAGGGAGACACCATCCTGATCACCAGCCGCCACGGCAAGACCCTGCGCCCGGTACATCTGTCGGAGCGGATAATGCCAGGCGTTGTCGCCTGCCCCCACGGCGCCTGGGTGGAGATGGACGAAAAGACGGGTATCGATAAAGCCGGTGCCGATAATATCCTCTGCGGCGCCATCCCTACGGGCCAGGGTATCTCAGGCTGGAACTCGTGTAATGTTCAGGTCGAAAAATGGACTGGGGCGCCCTTGCCGCCTGATGACAAGTGGCCCCTGCGCATCGTTTTTTAG
- a CDS encoding LCP family protein, which translates to MLRGKLKLIIVFLLACLAAGGGFLAARLFFFPPVSGQETGSTDTGGSQPGTLNILLLGTDARPGEKVGNTDTIILAHFDGERLALLSIPRDTRVNIPGHGVDKINAAYSIGGPDLTTSIVADLTGVPISKYVLLRWDGFIKIIDLLGGVTVNIPRDMYYYDPVDGPQYKINLKKGLQHLDGHQALAFVRFRKEALGDIDRTGQQQELIKALLEKVRQPGTLLKMPRLLPEIYKNVETNMGLDEMLTMARAGLHLKNMTVVSQTLPGYFQTINGISYWGVDPAQARQVAQALFEYGQTTKQVVLDAPASQTSSNSKGTTSTFKADTRGTSTSNRVSSPRPPAVKDIIITTPTHDKGSNRTLSSNNPPSQKAGTGITTNNGKEPPASGTKNSNTANPGSTSGSTPGNGPGSTDKSG; encoded by the coding sequence ATGTTAAGAGGTAAATTAAAGCTGATAATTGTTTTCCTGTTGGCCTGCCTGGCGGCAGGCGGCGGGTTCCTTGCCGCCAGGCTGTTCTTTTTTCCTCCTGTATCTGGCCAGGAAACGGGGTCCACGGATACCGGCGGGAGTCAGCCAGGGACCCTTAATATTTTACTTTTAGGCACCGACGCCCGCCCCGGCGAAAAGGTGGGTAATACAGACACCATCATCCTGGCCCACTTTGACGGGGAGAGGCTGGCCCTGTTGTCCATTCCCCGCGACACCAGGGTAAATATCCCCGGCCACGGGGTGGACAAGATCAATGCCGCTTATAGTATAGGCGGTCCCGATTTAACAACCAGCATCGTAGCAGACCTAACCGGTGTGCCCATATCCAAGTACGTCTTACTTCGCTGGGACGGTTTCATTAAAATAATCGATCTCCTGGGGGGGGTGACGGTGAATATCCCCAGGGATATGTACTACTATGACCCGGTTGACGGGCCCCAGTATAAAATCAACTTGAAGAAGGGTCTCCAGCACCTGGATGGCCACCAGGCCCTGGCCTTTGTCCGCTTCCGGAAGGAAGCCCTGGGTGACATTGACCGTACCGGCCAGCAGCAGGAGCTCATCAAAGCCCTGCTGGAAAAGGTCCGGCAGCCGGGTACGTTATTAAAAATGCCCCGGCTGCTGCCTGAGATCTATAAGAACGTCGAAACTAATATGGGCCTGGACGAAATGCTAACCATGGCCAGGGCAGGCTTGCACCTGAAAAATATGACTGTTGTTAGCCAGACCCTACCAGGGTATTTTCAAACTATAAATGGCATTAGCTACTGGGGAGTGGATCCTGCTCAGGCCCGGCAGGTAGCCCAGGCCCTGTTTGAATACGGGCAAACAACCAAGCAGGTTGTCCTGGACGCCCCGGCTTCCCAGACATCCAGCAACAGTAAGGGGACAACGTCTACCTTTAAGGCCGATACCAGGGGAACCTCTACCAGCAACCGTGTATCATCCCCACGCCCACCCGCTGTAAAGGATATCATCATAACAACCCCTACTCATGATAAAGGTTCAAACCGTACGCTGTCGTCTAATAACCCGCCCTCCCAAAAAGCAGGTACAGGTATAACTACCAACAATGGCAAGGAACCGCCTGCCAGTGGAACAAAAAACAGTAATACTGCGAACCCTGGTAGTACTTCCGGTTCAACGCCAGGCAATGGGCCGGGTAGTACAGATAAATCGGGTTAA
- a CDS encoding LuxR C-terminal-related transcriptional regulator has protein sequence MTRIFQDRQRMHTTTSLYYQTPPANLSGGVGKVVKERIDARLTLSRLELQIALLARAGLKRWEIATVLGIQQGTVKSQLERVTAKLGPTWKERKDVL, from the coding sequence TTGACAAGGATCTTCCAGGATCGGCAGCGAATGCATACAACGACGTCGCTGTACTATCAGACGCCGCCAGCCAACCTTTCCGGAGGAGTGGGCAAAGTGGTCAAAGAAAGAATCGATGCTCGCCTGACGCTCTCACGCCTGGAACTGCAGATAGCCCTCCTGGCCCGGGCCGGTCTGAAACGCTGGGAGATCGCTACCGTCCTCGGCATCCAGCAGGGTACTGTTAAATCACAGCTGGAAAGGGTGACCGCCAAGCTTGGCCCAACCTGGAAGGAACGGAAGGATGTCCTCTGA
- a CDS encoding spore coat protein CotJB gives MDPKRLNLLKKVMALEFTCVDFNLYLDTHPEDYRALAEYNAASEALAAAKKEYEALYGPLTNYGHSPSPQAWRWIEEPWPWETTF, from the coding sequence ATGGATCCTAAGCGCTTAAATCTACTTAAGAAGGTTATGGCCCTGGAGTTTACCTGCGTCGATTTTAACCTGTACCTGGATACCCATCCCGAGGATTACCGGGCCCTAGCTGAATATAACGCTGCCAGCGAGGCGCTGGCAGCAGCTAAAAAAGAATATGAAGCCCTCTATGGCCCCCTGACCAATTACGGCCATTCGCCCAGTCCCCAGGCCTGGCGCTGGATCGAAGAACCCTGGCCCTGGGAAACAACCTTTTAG
- a CDS encoding spore coat associated protein CotJA, with the protein MTADQQGNRGITVRPKDDKVEKQAFAYQLARAYVPWQRFTNRWEPMEGLTRGTIFPELYQPYQPRRTP; encoded by the coding sequence ATGACTGCCGACCAGCAGGGCAACCGGGGAATCACCGTGCGGCCAAAGGATGATAAGGTGGAAAAACAAGCCTTTGCCTATCAGCTGGCCCGGGCCTATGTGCCCTGGCAGCGTTTTACCAACCGCTGGGAGCCGATGGAAGGCCTGACCCGGGGGACAATTTTCCCCGAACTCTACCAGCCCTACCAGCCCCGGCGGACACCTTAA
- the thiC gene encoding phosphomethylpyrimidine synthase ThiC, giving the protein MTQLEAAQVGQVTRAMEQVAAREKVRVEDLMAEVAAGRVVIPVNKNHHKLQPCGIGRGLRTKVNANLGTSTDYPDIAAELEKLQVALDAGADAVMDLSTGGDINECRRQVIARSPATVGTVPIYQATVEAQEKYGALVKMTVDDLFRVIEMQAEDGVDFITVHCGVTMEVVERLRREGRLADIVSRGGSFLTGWMLHNEQENPLYAHYDRLLEIARRYDVTLSLGDGLRPGCLADATDRAQIQELIILGELVDRAREAGVQAMVEGPGHVPLNQIQANILLEKRLCHEAPFYVLGPLVTDVAPGYDHLTAAIGGALAAAAGADFICYVTPAEHLGLPTLADVREGVIAARIAGHAADLAKGLPGAWEWDREMARARKALDWQRQIELALDPEKARQYRRARNDEGAVACSMCGDFCAMRLVGEYLGKPSETC; this is encoded by the coding sequence ATGACGCAACTGGAAGCAGCCCAGGTGGGCCAGGTGACGCGGGCGATGGAACAGGTGGCGGCCCGGGAGAAGGTGCGTGTAGAGGACCTAATGGCAGAGGTAGCCGCCGGCCGGGTGGTGATACCGGTCAATAAGAATCACCATAAACTCCAGCCATGCGGTATTGGCAGGGGGTTAAGGACCAAGGTTAACGCCAACCTGGGTACCTCCACGGACTACCCGGATATCGCCGCCGAGTTGGAGAAGCTCCAGGTGGCCCTGGACGCCGGGGCTGATGCCGTCATGGATCTAAGCACCGGCGGTGACATTAACGAATGCCGGCGCCAGGTCATTGCCCGCTCGCCGGCGACCGTCGGGACTGTGCCCATTTACCAGGCTACGGTGGAGGCCCAGGAGAAATACGGCGCTCTGGTAAAAATGACCGTTGACGACCTCTTCCGGGTTATCGAAATGCAGGCTGAAGACGGTGTTGATTTTATTACCGTTCACTGCGGTGTCACCATGGAGGTAGTTGAGCGCCTGCGCCGCGAGGGCCGCCTGGCGGATATCGTCAGTCGGGGCGGATCTTTCCTGACAGGCTGGATGCTCCATAATGAACAGGAGAATCCCCTCTACGCCCATTACGACCGCCTGCTGGAGATCGCCCGGCGCTATGATGTCACCTTAAGCCTGGGCGACGGCCTGCGGCCGGGTTGCCTGGCTGACGCCACCGACCGGGCCCAGATCCAGGAGTTGATTATCCTGGGAGAGCTGGTGGATCGCGCCCGGGAAGCCGGTGTCCAGGCCATGGTGGAAGGACCCGGACACGTACCCTTAAACCAGATCCAGGCTAATATCCTCCTGGAGAAACGCCTTTGCCACGAAGCGCCCTTCTACGTCCTGGGACCCCTGGTCACTGACGTCGCGCCGGGATACGATCACCTTACTGCCGCCATCGGCGGCGCCCTGGCGGCTGCTGCCGGGGCCGATTTTATCTGCTACGTTACCCCGGCCGAACATCTGGGCCTGCCCACCCTGGCCGATGTGCGGGAAGGAGTGATCGCCGCCCGCATTGCCGGCCATGCCGCCGACCTGGCCAAAGGCCTTCCCGGGGCCTGGGAATGGGACCGGGAGATGGCCCGCGCCCGCAAGGCCCTGGACTGGCAGCGCCAAATAGAGCTGGCCCTGGACCCGGAAAAGGCCAGGCAGTACCGCCGGGCCCGCAACGACGAGGGGGCCGTTGCCTGCTCTATGTGCGGTGACTTCTGCGCCATGCGCCTCGTCGGAGAGTACCTGGGGAAACCGTCAGAAACGTGTTAA
- a CDS encoding TorD/DmsD family molecular chaperone, translated as MTNDEAMKWEGIQILCEARKFAYNLLRNTFIQEPSREFIDLLERDEVILSFPFAEDNQEIGAGVDQVNKYLERYTSLAADARGEELERLRWDYTRMFVGPYQLPAPPWESAYLNDERLLFQEETLAVRRIYLRYGFIPRNYHQEADDHLGMELEFMFRLSEMVAGKVAVRDTAGAEAILKDQEVFMADHLLKWVPRFAGDVMHSSSTDFYQGMASLLKGFIYLDRQAIAEILQAIA; from the coding sequence ATGACCAACGACGAGGCAATGAAGTGGGAAGGCATTCAGATTCTATGCGAGGCGAGGAAGTTTGCTTATAACTTATTGCGCAACACCTTTATCCAGGAGCCTTCCCGGGAGTTTATCGACCTCCTGGAGCGGGATGAAGTAATCCTTTCGTTTCCTTTTGCCGAAGATAACCAGGAAATCGGGGCCGGGGTGGACCAGGTAAATAAATACCTGGAGAGGTATACCTCCCTGGCGGCGGACGCCCGGGGTGAAGAACTGGAGAGGCTACGGTGGGATTATACCCGTATGTTTGTCGGTCCCTACCAACTCCCGGCACCACCGTGGGAATCGGCCTATCTAAACGACGAGCGCCTACTTTTCCAGGAAGAAACCCTGGCCGTCAGGCGCATCTATCTTAGGTATGGCTTTATCCCCAGGAACTATCACCAGGAGGCCGATGACCACCTGGGGATGGAACTGGAATTCATGTTCAGGTTGAGCGAAATGGTGGCGGGGAAGGTGGCCGTCAGGGATACTGCGGGAGCTGAAGCAATACTTAAAGACCAGGAGGTATTTATGGCTGATCACCTCCTGAAATGGGTGCCCCGTTTTGCCGGGGATGTAATGCATAGCTCGTCTACTGATTTTTACCAGGGAATGGCCAGCCTGCTGAAGGGATTTATCTACCTGGACCGGCAGGCCATTGCAGAAATTTTGCAGGCGATTGCCTGA
- a CDS encoding HEPN domain-containing protein, whose product MKEEIKQLILYRMERAKEAIAEAELLFSEGHIRTSVNRLYYACFYAVSAILLAKGYSSAKHSGIRSLFHQKIVKAGLVNPSAGTLYNRLFDARQKADYADLVKFEADIVAPWFDEVKSLVHQIETLVVKEIRSPG is encoded by the coding sequence GTGAAAGAAGAAATTAAACAGTTAATCCTATACAGGATGGAACGCGCTAAAGAAGCTATAGCCGAGGCGGAATTGCTTTTTTCGGAAGGCCATATACGTACTTCCGTTAACCGGTTATATTATGCCTGTTTCTACGCCGTTTCTGCCATTCTCCTTGCCAAGGGTTACTCGTCAGCCAAACATTCAGGTATCCGTTCACTTTTCCACCAGAAGATCGTTAAAGCTGGTTTGGTTAACCCTTCGGCCGGAACATTATATAACAGGCTGTTTGATGCCCGCCAGAAAGCTGATTATGCCGACCTGGTTAAATTTGAAGCCGATATTGTTGCTCCCTGGTTTGATGAAGTAAAATCTCTTGTCCATCAGATTGAAACTCTTGTGGTTAAAGAGATTCGCAGTCCTGGTTGA
- a CDS encoding DUF3343 domain-containing protein, whose protein sequence is MNELVLLTFPSTFYALRAEKVVQGAGLRGRLIPVPRELSSLCGLALELDPAEAGRALYLLQATGIVPERKVRAVKEGPCLKNISDIL, encoded by the coding sequence GTGAATGAACTGGTTCTTTTGACCTTTCCTTCCACCTTCTACGCCCTCAGGGCGGAAAAGGTTGTCCAGGGGGCCGGCCTCAGGGGCCGGCTGATCCCCGTGCCCCGGGAGCTGAGTTCCCTCTGTGGCCTGGCCCTGGAACTGGACCCCGCTGAAGCCGGCCGGGCCCTCTACCTGCTCCAGGCAACCGGCATTGTGCCGGAAAGGAAGGTGCGGGCGGTAAAGGAAGGGCCCTGCCTGAAGAACATTAGCGATATACTTTAA
- a CDS encoding manganese catalase family protein produces MWIYEKKLEYPVRVGGPNPRLAKEIITQYGGPDGELAASLRYLTQRYTMPIPQAKGVLTDIGTEELAHMEIVATLVYNLIKDASIEEIKRAGLDDYYADHDRALYFVNAAGAPWTATYIQSKGDPVTDLHEDMAAEQKARSTYEYLIQLSDDPDVSDTLKFLREREVVHFQRFGETLNLVYDYLERKKYY; encoded by the coding sequence ATGTGGATTTATGAAAAGAAGCTGGAATACCCTGTACGCGTCGGCGGCCCCAACCCCCGCCTAGCTAAGGAAATAATCACCCAGTACGGCGGGCCGGATGGGGAATTGGCCGCTTCCCTGCGCTACCTCACCCAGCGCTACACCATGCCCATCCCTCAAGCCAAAGGAGTACTCACGGACATCGGCACGGAAGAGCTGGCCCACATGGAGATTGTCGCCACCCTGGTCTATAACCTGATTAAGGACGCTTCTATCGAGGAAATAAAAAGAGCTGGCCTGGACGACTACTATGCCGACCACGACCGCGCCCTCTACTTCGTCAACGCCGCCGGCGCCCCCTGGACGGCCACCTACATCCAGTCTAAGGGCGACCCTGTCACCGACCTGCATGAAGATATGGCCGCCGAACAAAAGGCCCGCTCCACCTATGAATACCTGATCCAGCTCTCCGATGACCCCGATGTCAGCGATACCTTAAAATTCTTACGCGAAAGGGAAGTCGTCCATTTCCAGCGCTTCGGCGAGACGTTAAACCTTGTATACGATTACCTGGAGCGTAAAAAGTATTATTAA
- a CDS encoding nucleotidyltransferase domain-containing protein — MDKERPDIQAIIEQFADALKNQGIQIDKIILFGSQARGDAREDSDIDLLVVSSDFAQMPLYRRYEVLGKALARVMQPIEPLACTPEEVQVEKLSKASFLYDVLARQKTVEYRL; from the coding sequence ATGGATAAAGAAAGACCAGATATTCAAGCAATTATAGAGCAGTTTGCTGATGCCCTAAAAAATCAAGGTATCCAGATCGACAAGATCATTCTGTTTGGCTCCCAGGCCAGAGGCGATGCTAGAGAAGATAGCGACATAGATTTATTGGTAGTATCATCCGATTTTGCTCAAATGCCCCTGTATCGCCGCTATGAAGTGCTGGGCAAAGCCCTGGCCAGGGTAATGCAGCCCATTGAACCCCTAGCCTGCACTCCCGAAGAAGTGCAGGTGGAAAAACTGAGCAAGGCCAGCTTCCTTTACGACGTCCTGGCCCGGCAAAAAACCGTAGAATACCGACTTTAA
- a CDS encoding nucleotidyltransferase domain-containing protein translates to MAVEDKSNPTSYRVIRHNPGDEEQRLLERCRDLIREVVPGATVILYGSRARGDAEPDSDYDVLILTKGLANWHLEDAIREKLYPLELETGVALSIAVFSEQEWNSPLYQAMPFTQNVKREGIVL, encoded by the coding sequence GTGGCCGTTGAGGACAAGAGCAACCCGACAAGCTACCGAGTCATTCGCCACAACCCAGGCGATGAGGAACAACGCTTATTAGAACGCTGCCGTGATCTTATTCGCGAAGTTGTTCCCGGGGCCACAGTAATACTATATGGCTCCAGGGCTCGTGGGGATGCTGAACCCGATTCAGACTATGACGTATTAATCCTTACGAAAGGACTTGCTAATTGGCACCTGGAAGATGCGATCCGCGAGAAACTTTATCCGCTGGAGTTAGAGACAGGAGTAGCTTTATCTATAGCGGTTTTTAGCGAACAGGAGTGGAATTCCCCTCTATACCAGGCCATGCCTTTCACCCAGAACGTAAAACGTGAGGGGATAGTTCTGTGA